One genomic region from Apodemus sylvaticus chromosome 1, mApoSyl1.1, whole genome shotgun sequence encodes:
- the LOC127681027 gene encoding olfactory receptor 52D1-like: MLTYNKTNVHPSTFILIGIPGLEAAHRWISIPFCMGYILALVGNSSLLFIIKTDASLHEPMYLFLCMLAVADLVVCTTAVPKLLSLFWFHDGEIRFEACLTQIFLIHSCSTMESGFLVGMAFDRYVAICNPLRHSAILTRTVTGAMGLAIVLRGAAFLSLHPFLLRWLPYCKTNIISHTYCEFMALIKIACAETSIRRAYSLIVAFLTGGVDFILIICSYVLILNTVFHLPSKDARLKTLGTCGSHVCVILVFYTPAFFSFLTHRFGHKVAPHVHILVANMYLLVPPMLDPIIYGVRTKKIRDRFLKLFLFQRV; encoded by the coding sequence ATGTTAACATACAATAAAACTAATGTTCATCCCTCAACCTTCATTCTCATTGGCATTCCTGGGTTGGAAGCAGCACACAGGTGGATTTCCATCCCTTTTTGCATGGGCTACATTTTGGCATTGGTGGGAAACAGCTCACTTCTGTTCATCATCAAGACAGATGCCAGCCTCCATGAGCCAATGTACCTCTTCCTCTGCATGTTGGCAGTGGCTGACCTTGTGGTATGCACTACAGCTGTTCCCAAACTTCTCAGTCTCTTTTGGTTTCATGATGGAGAGATTCGCTTTGAAGCTTGCCTCACTCAGATCTTCCTAATTCACTCTTGCTCAACGATGGAGTCTGGTTTCCTTGTAGGAATGGCCTTTGACCGCTATGTAGCGATTTGTAACCCATTAAGACACTCAGCTATTTTGACACGCACTGTAACTGGGGCAATGGGCCTGGCTATTGTACTTCGCGGAGCAGCCTTTCTAAGTCTTCATCCTTTCTTGCTACGTTGGCTTCCCTACTGCAAGACAAATATAATTTCACACACCTATTGTGAGTTCATGGCCCTCATCAAGATCGCCTGTGCTGAGACAAGTATCCGCAGAGCTTACAGTCTCATTGTTGCCTTCCTCACGGGCGGGGTTGACTTCATATTGATCATTTGCTCATATGTTCTTATACTCAACACAgtcttccatcttccttccaagGATGCCAGACTGAAGACTCTGGGCACCTGTGGCTCACATGTCTGTGTCATCTTAGTGTTCTATACGCcagccttcttctccttcctcaccCATAGGTTTGGGCACAAAGTGgctccacatgtacacatacttgtTGCCAATATGTATCTTCTTGTACCACCCATGTTAGACCCAATTATTTATGGTGTAAGAACCAAGAAGATAAGAGACAGGTTCCTTAAATTGTTTCTTTTCCAACGAGTTTGA